The Esox lucius isolate fEsoLuc1 chromosome 5, fEsoLuc1.pri, whole genome shotgun sequence genome includes a region encoding these proteins:
- the erlec1 gene encoding endoplasmic reticulum lectin 1 isoform X2 — MDGTWLFVLFGGLLEVCCGVSANRGGSPSFTDEIPFKINWPGAEFTLPTSGALYKEEDFVIMTTTEKEKYKCHLPSLSNGDDDDAREYTGPTPGDLLDPLFKQSSCSYRIESYWTYEVCHGKHVRQYHEEKETGQIKLQEYVLGSMTKKTEASATLGTETTEAETFEETEPKSEPEKEVPTKNVEGQLTPYYPVLMGHGTPCVLKQDAPRSTNVLYVCHPEAKHEILSIAEVTTCEYEVVVLTPLICAHPKYRFKSSPVNDIFCQALSGSPLRPHSLSQMEQEEEQLLKPPFTAPVPPEREREEENTSPVREEAFSSTHKPLVVGGQTQVTVGTTHISRLTDEQLIKEFLSGSYCLHGGVGWWKYEFCYGKHVHQYHEDKEHGKNIVVVGNWNAEEHLEWATKNIARSYQFKDEGGQKGVQKVKLVNHFYGHGDVCDLTGRPRQVVVKLKCKESESPHAVTVYMLEPHTCQYVLGVESPVICKILDTADEKGLLSISS; from the exons ATGGACGGGACTTGGCTGTTCGTGTTATTTGGTGGTTTGTTggaggtgtgttgtggtgtatCGGCTAACAGAGGGGGGTCTCCTTCGTTTACTGATGAGATTCCATTCAAAATCAACTGGCCGGGGGCCGAATTCACcctg CCAACCTCAGGCGCCCTTTACAAAGAAGAGGACTTTGTCATCATGACAACAACGGAGAAGGAGAAGTATAAATGTCACCTGCCCTCCTTGTCAAACGGCGACGAC GATGATGCCAGGGAATACACCGGCCCCACTCCAGGTGATCTGCTCGACCCGCTGTTCAAGCAGAGCAGTTGTTCTTACAGA ATAGAGTCCTACTGGACATATGAAGTTTGTCATGGGAAGCATGTCAGACAGTAccatgaggagaaagagaccGGACAG ATCAAACTTCAGGAGTATGTCTTAGGAAGCATGACCAAGAAGACTGAGGCCTCTGCAACTCTTGGAACAGAAACGACCGAAGCAGAGACATTTGAGGAAACGGAACCTAAGTCAGAACCCGAGAAAGAG GTTCCCACTAAGAACGTGGAGGGCCAGCTGACTCCGTACTACCCGGTGCTGATGGGACATGGGACGCCGTGCGTCCTGAAACAGGACGCGCCGCGCTCCACCAACGTGCTCTACGTCTGCCACCCCGAAGCCAAGCACGAGATCCTCTCCATCGCCGAGGTCACGACCTGCGAGTACGAAGTGGTGGTGCTGACCCCTCTGATCTGTGCACACCCGaaatacag GTTCAAGTCGTCCCCGGTCAACGACATCTTCTGCCAGGCCCTGTCTGGATCTCCCCTGCGGCCTCACAGTCTCTCTCAGATGGAGCAGGAAGAAGAACAGCTACTGAAACCTCCCTTCACAGCCCCTGTTCCCccggagagggagcgagag GAGGAGAATACGTCCCCAGTGAGGGAGGAAGCCTTCTCCTCTACCCACAAGCCCCTGGTGGTGGGCGGGCAGACCCAGGTGACCGTGGGAACCACCCACATCTCTCGTCTGACAGATGAGCAGCTGATCAAAGAGTTTCTGAGCGGCTCCTACTGTCTCCATGGG ggTGTGGGCTGGTGGAAGTATGAATTCTGCTATGGGAAGCACGTACACCAATACCATGAG GATAAGGAGCACGGGAAGAACATTGTGGTGGTGGGCAACTGGAACGCTGAGGAGCACCTGGAGTGGGCAACCAAGAACATAGCCCGGTCCTACCAGTTTAAAGACGAGGGTGGTCAGAAAGGCGTGCAGAAAGTCAA GCTGGTGAACCACTTCTATGGCCACGGGGATGTGTGTGACCTGACGGGGAGGCCCAGACAGGTCGTCGTCAAGCTCAA GTGCAAAGAGTCAGAATCTCCCCATGCTGTCACGGTGTACATGCTGGAGCCACACACCTGTCAATATGTACTAGGG GTTGAGTCTCCAGTCATATGTAAGATCCTGGACACAGCCGATGAGAAGGGCCTTCTGTCCATCTCCAGCTAA
- the psme4a gene encoding proteasome activator complex subunit 4A isoform X6, which yields MLLQDKKSSLRPRASSKHVMIKLFQRCTVENVLKTLVKCCRPYFPDSATQEMLEEWRPLLCPFDVTMQKAIGYFELFLPTTLPPQLHHKGFKLWFDELVSLWVAVQNLPGWEVHLVNLFARLANDNIGYIDWDPYIPKIFTRILRSLNLPVGTCQMLVPRYLTNAYDVGHVVLWVSALLVSHRPFTDRVTHYKYLDIPQHLDITSKHTECNRYNTVSSCPQQLCVRLEVAKCLLRLCLQGGPSKQAQAQLRGLFNSITSFFHPSNHGRWLMKLMKLLQRLPASVVRRLHRERYRKPTWLTPVPDSHKLTEEDITAFVESMMQPVLLAMFSKTGSLDAAQALQNLALMRPELVIPPVLEKTYPAMETLTEPHQLTATLSCMIGVARSLVPGGPRFPEGPTHMLPLLMRALPGVDPNDFSKCMITFQFIATFATLVPLVDCSSAVHERSDLTEVEREMCSASVEFEDFVLQFMDRCFALIDSSTLEQTREETETEKMTHLESLVELGLSSTFSTILTQCSMDIFKVALEKVFNFATTNIFETRVAGRMVADMCRATSKCHPAESLKLFVPHCCGAINQMAINEEVLSEEELDKELLWNLQLLSEVTRVDGDKILPYSTQLVQILQLSLHLKCKQGYALACNLLHHILRSTALIYPTEYCSVPGGFQQPTKDYLPIKDWGRPGDLWNLNIQWHVPSTEETRFVFYVLDLILRPELLRLQRHTQGEQDMTRDDVLQSLSIVQHCLLGAGSQLPPLRGEPIPELVTSMVSLAETNLFTGVHYDVSRENYRDAICRVMRKLLHHILEHSEDDTKSLFSIIKIISDLLHFKGSHKQEFDSRWKSFNLVKKSMENRLHGRKQHIRALLIDRVMLQHELRKLTVEGCEYRSIHQELLRDLLRLSTSTYSQVRSRAQSVLFTALGTYNFCCRDVIPRVLEYLDPGRTDVTQQQFKGALYCLLGNHSGVCMANLHDWDCITLTWPALVRSGLSSAMSLEKPSIVRLFDDLADKVHRQYETIGIDFAIPANCNALAVQLLTSGKPLPQDPVPSEEEEAEGLRKQEEKNLDSVKKYEKLVGELLDCLNDRNMPWKFEHIAIGFMSLLLRDDHPLPSAAVLFFVKSLNHDSLLVRKVAISAVAGIMKQLKRPHKKVPVNTNELCGLKEWSGLTAGDRPDNKWLQYNSSSLPRSQQAWEACMFVEKTHWGYYSWPQKLMMYAPSEEQPKQGLTREEMTEREQIIYDHFSDPVFINQLIEFLSLEDRKGKDKFSPRRFCLFKGLFRNFHDAFLPLLKPHMERLVADTHESKQRCVAEITSGLIRGSKHWSYQKVESLWEFLCPLIRTALNNITVETYADWGTCIATACESRDPRKLHWLFEMLMESPVNGEGGSFVDACRLYVLQGGLAQQEWRVPELLHRLLQYLEPKLTQVYKNVRERIGSVLTYIFMIDVNLPYTRPTASPRIKEFTERVMLRLKPLMEGDEEIQNHVVEENEVGEQDERTQAIKLLKTVLKWLMASAGRSFSTAVPEQLQLLPLLFKIAPVENDDSYDELKRDAKTCLSLMSQGLLYTEQIPQVLLALRVIAGSGSWHARYTVLTYLQIMVFYNLFTFMSDQRAVDDVRALVIRLLEDEQLEVREMAATTLSGFLQCNFLSMDAAMQSHFEALCKTRLPKKRRRELGSVMDTIPSGDLVRRHAGVLGLSACILSSPYDVPTWMPQLLMDLSAHLNDTQPIEMTVKKTLSNFRRTHHDNWQEHKQQFTDDQLLVLTDLLVSPCYYA from the exons CTGCCAGATGCTGGTCCCCAGGTATCTGACCAATGCCTACGACGTGGGTCACGTCGTCCTCTGGGTCTCCGCCTTGCTGGTCAGTCATCGCCCGTTCACCGACCGTGTTACCCATTACAAATACTTGGATATTCCCCAACATTTGGACATAACGAGTAAACATACAGAATGTAACAGGTACAACACGGTGAGCTCCTGCCCCCAACAGCTTTGTGTCCGTCTTGAAGTGGCTAAGTGTCTGTTGCGTCTGTGCCTGCAGGGGGGTCCCAGTAAGCAAGCCCAGGCGCAGCTCCGCGGGCTCTTCAACAGCATCACGTCTTtcttccatccatccaaccaCGGGCGCTGGCTG ATGAAGTTGATGAAGCTGTTGCAGCGCCTCCCAGCCAGTGTGGTGCGGCGACTCCACCGCGAGCGCTACAGGAAGCCCACGTGGCTCACTCCGGTGCCAGACAGCCACAAGCTGACGGAGGAGGACATCACAGCGTTTGTGGAGAGCATGATGCAGCCGGTGCTGCTGGCCATGTTCAGTAAGACTGGCAGTCTGGACGCGGCTCAGGCCCTGCAGAACCTGGCCCTAATGAGACCGGAACTCGTCATACCGCCAGTCCTGGAGAA GACGTACCCTGCCATGGAGACGTTGACAGAGCCCCACCAGCTGACCGCCACTCTGAGCTGTATGATTGGCGTGGCTCGTAGCCTGGTGCCCGGGGGCCCGCGCTTCCCAGAGGGCCCCACGCACATGCTGCCCCTGCTGATGAGAGCGCTGCCCGGCGTCGACCCCAATGACTTCAGCAAGTGCATG ATAACATTCCAGTTCATCGCTACGTTTGCGACTCTTGTGCCTTTGGTTGACTGTTCATCCGCTGTCCATGAAAGGAGCGACTTGACTGAGGTGGAGAGGGAAATGTGCTCTGCCTCTGTGGAGTTTGAGGACTTTGTTCTTCAGTTCATGGACAG GTGTTTTGCCCTGATAGACAGCAGTACTCTGGAGCAGACCAGAGAggagacggagacagagaagaTGACCCATCTGGAGAGCCTGGTGGAGCTGGGACTGTCTTCTACCTTCAGCACCATCCTTACGCAGTGCTCCATGGACATCTTCAAG GTGGCTCTGGAGAAGGTGTTCAACTTTGCCACCACCAACATCTTTGAGACGCGCGTGGCCGGCAGAATGGTGGCAGACATGTGCCGAGCCACGTCCAAGTGCCACCCAGCAGAGTCTCTGAAGCTGTTTGTGCCACACTGCTGCGGTGCCATAAACCAAATGGCCATCA ACGAGGAGGTGTTGAGCGAGGAGGAGCTGGACAAGGAGTTACTTTGGAACCTCCAGCTGCTGTCAGAG GTGACCCGAGTGGACGGGGACAAGATCCTGCCCTATAGCACCCAGCTGGTTCAGATCCTGCAGCTGAGCCTGCACCTGAAATGTAAACAGGGCTACGCCCTGGCCTGTAACCTGCTCCATCACATCCTGAGGTCCACAGCCCTGATCTACCCCACTGAGTACTGCAGTGTCCCTGGAGGCTTTCAACAGCCCACCAAGGACTATCTGCCCATCAAG GACTGGGGTCGTCCAGGGGACCTGTGGAACCTGAACATCCAGTGGCATGTCCCCAGTACGGAGGAGACCCGCTTTGTGTTCTACGTCCTGGACCTCATCCTGCGGCCCGAGCTGCTCCGACTGCAGAGACACACCCAGGGGGAACAGGACATGACCCG AGACGACGTCCTGCAAAGTTTGTCCATCGTACAGCATTGCCTTCTGGGAGCGGGAAGCCAGTTGCCACCGCTGCGAGGAGAGCCCATCCCTGAGCT GGTAACAAGCATGGTGAGTCTGGCGGAGACCAACCTCTTCACTGGAGTTCACTATG ATGTGTCCAGAGAGAACTACAGAGACGCTATCTGCCGAGTGATGCGGAAACTGCTGC ATCACATCCTTGAGCATTCAGAGGACGACACCAAGTCTCTGTTCTCCATCATAAAGATCATCAGTGACCTGCTGCACTTCAAAGGCTCTCACAAACAGGAGTTTGACTCCCGCTGGAAGAGCTTCAACCTTGTCAAGAAGTCCATGGAGAACAGG CTTCACGGCAGGAAGCAGCACATCCGAGCCCTTCTCATCGACAGAGTCATGCTACAACACGAG CTGCGTAAGTTAACAGTGGAGGGCTGTGAATACCGCAGTATCCACCAGGAGCTGTTGAGGGATCTACTGAGACTATCCACCAGCACTTACAGTCAG GTGCGTAGCCGGGCTCAGAGTGTGCTGTTCACAGCCCTGGGGACCTACAACTTCTGCTGCCGCGATGTGATCCCCCGTGTGCTGGAATACCTGGACCCGGGCCGCACAGACGTCACACAGCAGCAGTTCAAA GGTGCCTTATACTGTCTCCTGGGGAACCACAGTGGGGTGTGCATGGCCAACCTGCATGACTGGGACTGCATCACACTGACCTGGCCGGCCCTCGTCCGCTCTGGCCTCAGCTCGGCCATGTCCCTGGAGAAGCCCTCCATAGTGCGCCTGTTCGACGACCTCGCTGACAAGGTCCACCGTCAGTACGAAACCATCGGCATCGACTTTGCC ATTCCAGCAAATTGCAATGCGTTAGCGGTGCAGCTCCTGACCTCAGGCAAACCCTTGCCACAGGACCCGGTCCCctcagaagaagaagaagcagaGGGCCTTAGGAAACAGGAGGAGAAGAACCTTGACTCTGTAAA GAAATACGAGAAGCTGGTTGGTGAACTTCTAGACTGCCTCAATGACAGAAACAT GCCTTGGAAGTTTGAGCACATCGCCATTGGCTTCATGTCTCTGCTATTGAGGGACGACCACCCTCTTCCCTCTGCTGCTGTCCTCTTCTTCGTCAAGAGCCTCAACCACGACTCCCTGCTGGTCCGCAAG GTGGCTATATCAGCCGTAGCAGGTATCATGAAGCAACTCAAGAGGCCCCACAAAAAAGTGCCAGTCAACACCAATGAGCTTT GTGGTTTGAAGGAGTGGTCTGGTCTGACAGCGGGGGACAGGCCTGATAATAAGTGGCTCCAGTACAACAGCAGCAGTCTGCCTCGTAGCCAGCAGGCCTGGGAAGCCTGTATGTTTGTAGAGAAGACACACTGGGGATACTACAGCTGGCCCCAGAAACTCATGATGTACGCACCCTCTGAGGAGCAGCCTAAACAAGGACTGACCAGGGAGGAGATGACTGAG CGGGAGCAGATCATCTATGACCACTTTTCAGACCCAGTGTTCATCAACCAGCTGATTGAGTTCCTTTCTCTGGAGGATCGGAAGGGCAAGGACAAGTTCAGCCCCCGCAGGTTCTGCCTCTTCAAG GGTCTGTTTCGTAACTTCCACGATGCCTTCCTGCCCCTGCTGAAACCACACATGGAGCGTCTGGTGGCCGACACGCATGAGAGCAAACAGCGCTGTGTCGCTGAGATCACGTCTGGACTGATCAGGGGCTCCAAGCACTGGAGCTACCAGAAG GTGGAGAGTCTTTGGGAGTTCCTGTGTCCTCTGATTCGTACTGCGCTGAACAACATCACCGTGGAGACCTACGCCGACTGGGGCACCTGCATCGCTACTGCCTGT GAAAGTAGAGACCCACGGAAGCTCCACTGGCTGTTCGAGATGCTGATGGAGTCTCCTGTCAATGGGGAAGGGGGGTCCTTTGTAGACGCCTG TCGCCTTTATGTGCTGCAAGGAGGGTTGGCCCAACAGGAGTGGAGAGTCCCTGAACTCCTTCATCGTCTGCTGCAGTACCTGGAGCCCAAACTCACGCAGGTCTACAAGAACGTCCGAGAGCGCATTGGCAG CGTCCTCACCTACATCTTCATGATTGATGTGAACCTGCCTTACACGCGGCCAACGGCCTCGCCCCGCATAAAGGAGTTCACGGAGAGGGTGATGCTGCGCCTCAAGCCCCTAATGGAGGGAGACGAGGAGATCCAGAACCATGTGGTGGAGGAGAATGAGGTGGGGGAGCAGGACGAGAGGACCCAGGCCATCAAACTGCTAAAGACAG TTCTGAAGTGGCTGATGGCCAGTGCTGGACGTTCCTTCTCCACGGCCGTTCCTGAACAACTGCAGTTACTGCCTCTGCTCTTCAAG ATCGCTCCTGTGGAGAATGATGACAGCTATGATGAGTTGAAGAGGGATGCgaagacctgtctgtctctgatgtCCCAGGGATTACTGTACACAGAGCAGATACCACAGGTCCTACTGGCACTGCGTGTG ATCGCTGGCAGCGGTTCTTGGCATGCCCGCTACACAGTACTGACCTACCTGCAGATCATGGTCTTCTACAACCTGTTCACCTTCATGAGCGACCAGAGAGCCGTCGATGACGTCAGAGCCCTGGTCATACGCCTTCTGGAGGACGAGCAGCTagag GTGAGGGAGATGGCCGCCACCACCCTGAGTGGTTTCCTCCAGTGTAACTTCCTGTCCATGGACGCGGCGATGCAAAGCCACTTTGAGGCCCTCTGCAAGACCCGCCTGCccaagaagaggaggagggaactGGGCTCTGTGATGGACACCATCCCCTCCGGAG ACCTGGTTCGGCGCCATGCTGGGGTCCTGGGGCTTAGTGCTTGTATCCTGTCCAGTCCCTACGATGTCCCCACCTGGATGCCCCAGCTCCTGATGGACCTCAGTGCCCACCTCAATGACACACAGCCCATTGAg ATGACAGTGAAGAAGACCCTGTCCAACTTCCGGAGGACTCACCATGACAACTGGCAAGAGCACAAACAGCAGTTTACTGATGACCAGCTGCTGGTTTTGACTGACCTGCTAGTTTCTCCCTGCTACTATGCCTAA
- the gpr75 gene encoding probable G-protein coupled receptor 75: protein MGETGPMCTMNVTGLPSALVDGVHHHHAYNGSGLGPRSASSSSPGWALIHTATLTSCSLLLVLIFCLGSYGNLVVFLSFFDPAFRKFRTNFDFMILNLSFCDMIICCVTAPMFALVLFLDSGGGGVSNTFCFTFHLTSSAFIIMSLETVAVIALHRLRMVLGQQPNRTASLPCTLALTALLWTSSFTVAALLTLRAYPTKEGPCLPHLGLTGGRARVVLYVYMADFAFCVAVVSVCYLMIAQTLRKNAQVRKCPIITVDATRPPIPPPLIAAGLEGMQCAVQVPSLYRNQAYNKLQHIQTHSYAHRPPGQVPGAAQGATCCQLVSSVNLATVKDSKAVVTCVVIVSSVLLCCVPMGVSLAQDALSPESSYAHHQFELCGFALIFLKSCINPFVYSRNSAGLRRRVLCCLQWAALAFLCCKHKTRLHAMGKGSLEVNRNKSSHHETNSAYVLSPKPQRRLVDQACGPSHSRECAPSPRITGGHGGRRPRPPSTSTPINTRIEPYYSIYNSSPSAGPSSPTNSLQPANSSSSQAFGFAKSYVAMHYHTHQGAAQDAESTSAHKIPTPSV from the exons ATGGGGGAGACCGGCCCCATGTGTACCATGAATGTGACTGGTCTGCCGTCTGCCCTGGTGGACGGGGTTCACCACCACCACGCCTACAACGGCAGCGGCCTCGGCCccag GTCGGCCTCCTCTTCTTCCCCGGGCTGGGCCCTGATCCACACAGCAACCCTGACATCCTGCTCCCTTCTCCTTGTCCTCATCTTCTGCCTGGGTTCCTATGGCAATCTGGTGGTGTTCCTGTCCTTCTTTGACCCCGCCTTCCGCAAGTTTCGGACCAACTTTGACTTCATGATCCTGAACTTATCGTTCTGTGACATGATTATATGCTGCGTGACGGCACCGATGTTTGCGTTGGTACTTTTCTTGGACTCTG GAGGAGGCGGTGTGTCCAACACATTTTGCTTCACCTTCCACCTGACCAGCTCGGCCTTCATCATCATGTCCCTGGAGACGGTGGCCGTGATCGCCCTCCATCGGCTGCGCATGGTCCTGGGCCAGCAGCCCAATCGCACGGCCTCGCTCCCCTGCACCCTGGCCCTCACCGCCCTCCTCTGGACCTCCAGCTTCACCGTGGCCGCCCTGCTCACCCTGCGGGCCTACCCCACCAAGGAGGGGCCGTGCCTGCCCCACTTGGGGCTCACCGGCGGGCGCGCCAGGGTCGTCCTGTACGTGTACATGGCTGACTTTGCCTTTTGTGTGGCGGTGGTGTCTGTGTGCTACCTGATGATCGCTCAGACGCTGAGGAAGAACGCACAG GTTCGGAAGTGCCCCATCATCACTGTAGACGCCACGCGCCCACCGATACCTCCGCCGCTCATCGCTGCCGGCTTAGAGGGCATGCAGTGTGCCGTCCAGGTGCCCTCCCTCTACCGCAACCAGGCCTACAACAAGCTGCAACACATCCAGACCCACTCCTACGCCCACAGGCCCCCCGGCCAGGTCCCCGGGGCTGCCCAGGGGGCCACCTGCTGCCAGCTGGTGTCCAGCGTGAACCTGGCCACGGTGAAGGACTCCAAGGCCGTGGTGACCTGCGTGGTGATCGTGTCCTCGGTACTCCTCTGTTGCGTCCCGATGGGCGTGTCCCTGGCCCAGGACGCCCTCTCCCCGGAGAGCAGCTACGCCCACCACCAGTTCGAGCTGTGCGGCTTCGCGCTCATCTTCCTCAAGTCGTGCATCAACCCGTTCGTGTACTCGCGCAACAGCGCCGGGCTCCGCCGCCGCGTCCTCTGCTGCCTCCAGTGGGCGGCGCTGGCGTTCCTCTGCTGCAAACACAAGACGCGGCTGCACGCCATGGGCAAGGGCAGCCTGGAGGTCAACCGTAACAAGTCCTCGCATCACGAGACCAACTCGGCCTACGTGCTCTCGCCCAAGCCCCAAAGGAGACTGGTGGATCAGGCCTGTGGGCCCAGTCACTCCCGGGAATGTGCCCCGAGTCCCAGAATCACGGGCGGGCACGGCGGACGGAGACCCCGGCCCCCCAGCACCTCCACCCCGATCAACACCCGTATAGAACCCTACTACAGTATCTACAACAGCAGCCCGTCCGCGGGCCCCAGCTCCCCGACCAACAGTCTGCAACCTGccaactcctcctcctcccaggcTTTTGGGTTCGCCAAGTCCTACGTCGCCATGCACTATCACACCCACCAGGGGGCGGCGCAGGACGCAGAGAGCACCTCGGCCCACAAGATACCCACACCGTCTGTGTAG
- the erlec1 gene encoding endoplasmic reticulum lectin 1 isoform X1 — translation MDGTWLFVLFGGLLEVCCGVSANRGGSPSFTDEIPFKINWPGAEFTLPTSGALYKEEDFVIMTTTEKEKYKCHLPSLSNGDDDDAREYTGPTPGDLLDPLFKQSSCSYRIESYWTYEVCHGKHVRQYHEEKETGQQIKLQEYVLGSMTKKTEASATLGTETTEAETFEETEPKSEPEKEVPTKNVEGQLTPYYPVLMGHGTPCVLKQDAPRSTNVLYVCHPEAKHEILSIAEVTTCEYEVVVLTPLICAHPKYRFKSSPVNDIFCQALSGSPLRPHSLSQMEQEEEQLLKPPFTAPVPPEREREEENTSPVREEAFSSTHKPLVVGGQTQVTVGTTHISRLTDEQLIKEFLSGSYCLHGGVGWWKYEFCYGKHVHQYHEDKEHGKNIVVVGNWNAEEHLEWATKNIARSYQFKDEGGQKGVQKVKLVNHFYGHGDVCDLTGRPRQVVVKLKCKESESPHAVTVYMLEPHTCQYVLGVESPVICKILDTADEKGLLSISS, via the exons ATGGACGGGACTTGGCTGTTCGTGTTATTTGGTGGTTTGTTggaggtgtgttgtggtgtatCGGCTAACAGAGGGGGGTCTCCTTCGTTTACTGATGAGATTCCATTCAAAATCAACTGGCCGGGGGCCGAATTCACcctg CCAACCTCAGGCGCCCTTTACAAAGAAGAGGACTTTGTCATCATGACAACAACGGAGAAGGAGAAGTATAAATGTCACCTGCCCTCCTTGTCAAACGGCGACGAC GATGATGCCAGGGAATACACCGGCCCCACTCCAGGTGATCTGCTCGACCCGCTGTTCAAGCAGAGCAGTTGTTCTTACAGA ATAGAGTCCTACTGGACATATGAAGTTTGTCATGGGAAGCATGTCAGACAGTAccatgaggagaaagagaccGGACAG CAGATCAAACTTCAGGAGTATGTCTTAGGAAGCATGACCAAGAAGACTGAGGCCTCTGCAACTCTTGGAACAGAAACGACCGAAGCAGAGACATTTGAGGAAACGGAACCTAAGTCAGAACCCGAGAAAGAG GTTCCCACTAAGAACGTGGAGGGCCAGCTGACTCCGTACTACCCGGTGCTGATGGGACATGGGACGCCGTGCGTCCTGAAACAGGACGCGCCGCGCTCCACCAACGTGCTCTACGTCTGCCACCCCGAAGCCAAGCACGAGATCCTCTCCATCGCCGAGGTCACGACCTGCGAGTACGAAGTGGTGGTGCTGACCCCTCTGATCTGTGCACACCCGaaatacag GTTCAAGTCGTCCCCGGTCAACGACATCTTCTGCCAGGCCCTGTCTGGATCTCCCCTGCGGCCTCACAGTCTCTCTCAGATGGAGCAGGAAGAAGAACAGCTACTGAAACCTCCCTTCACAGCCCCTGTTCCCccggagagggagcgagag GAGGAGAATACGTCCCCAGTGAGGGAGGAAGCCTTCTCCTCTACCCACAAGCCCCTGGTGGTGGGCGGGCAGACCCAGGTGACCGTGGGAACCACCCACATCTCTCGTCTGACAGATGAGCAGCTGATCAAAGAGTTTCTGAGCGGCTCCTACTGTCTCCATGGG ggTGTGGGCTGGTGGAAGTATGAATTCTGCTATGGGAAGCACGTACACCAATACCATGAG GATAAGGAGCACGGGAAGAACATTGTGGTGGTGGGCAACTGGAACGCTGAGGAGCACCTGGAGTGGGCAACCAAGAACATAGCCCGGTCCTACCAGTTTAAAGACGAGGGTGGTCAGAAAGGCGTGCAGAAAGTCAA GCTGGTGAACCACTTCTATGGCCACGGGGATGTGTGTGACCTGACGGGGAGGCCCAGACAGGTCGTCGTCAAGCTCAA GTGCAAAGAGTCAGAATCTCCCCATGCTGTCACGGTGTACATGCTGGAGCCACACACCTGTCAATATGTACTAGGG GTTGAGTCTCCAGTCATATGTAAGATCCTGGACACAGCCGATGAGAAGGGCCTTCTGTCCATCTCCAGCTAA